The following DNA comes from Bradyrhizobium sp. SK17.
GCCGGCCGGATCCGCCGCGTCCGCTACTCCGCCAATTTCGCCCGCAAGCGGCAGCGCTGGGCCGAGGCGATGCGGGAGCACGAGGCGATCCTCGATGCGCTGCGCCGCCGCGCCGGGAACGAACTGGCCGACATCCTGTTCCAGCACCTGCGCAACAAGCGAAGCGCCGCCATCGAGCATCTTGCGGAGGAGCAGGATGGCACCCCTGAGGCCGCGCCTCACGACCGCTAGCCTCGCGCGCAGCCTTGCTCATTTTGTATTCATAATGTAATTCGGACCTCAATCGAATGAATAATTCACGGCCGATGTTGGTTGTGCCGTGGATCACAGCGGATCCGGGATGAAGAACGCCTCCTCGCTCGAACAGCTCCTGCGGTCCGAACTGACCGGCGACGTGTTTTTCGACGCCTTCAACCGGGGCCGCTACGCGACCGATGCCTCGTTCTACCAGATCATGCCGGCCGGCGTGGTGGTGCCCCGCACCGTCGACGAGGCGCTGCGAACGCTTGCGATCGTCCGCGACGCCGGGCGGATCGTGACGCCGCGTGGCGGCGGCACCTCGCAATGCGGCCAGACCGTCAATGACGGCATCGTGGTCGACCTGTCCAAGCATCTGAACAAGATCATCTCGCTCGACGTCGAGAACCGCTCCTGCGTGGTCGAGCCCGGCATCGTGCTCGACGATCTCAACCGGCAACTCAGGAAACACGGCCTGTGGTTTCCGGTCGACGTCTCGACCGCATCGCGCGCAACGATCGGCGGCATGGCCGGCAACAATTCATGCGGCGGCCGCTCGCTGCGCTACGGCACCATGCGCGACAACACGCTGGCGATGGATGCGGCGCTGGCCGACGGCACTCTGCTGCAGTTCGGCGAGGTGCCGCGCGACCTCGGCGGCATCGAGGTTGCCGACAGCGGACTGAAGCTGTTCCGCGACATGCTCGATCTCGGCGAACGCGAGGCGGCCGAGATCGCGGACAAATTCCCCAAGGTGCAGCGCCGGGTCGGCGGCTACAACCTCGATGCGCTGGTGCCGCGCAATGCGCCGAACAACATGGCGCATCTGCTGGTCGGCTCGGAAGGCACGCTGGCCTTCACGACGCAGGTCGAGCTCAAGCTGTGGCCGGTGATCCGCAACAAGGCGCTCGGCGTCTGCCATTTCGGCAGCTTCTACGAGGCGATGGACGCGGCCCAGCATCTGGTCAAGCTGCGGCCCATCGCCGTCGAGTTGGTCGATCGCACCATGATCGCGTTGGGGCGCGAGATCGCGATGTTCCAGCCGATCATCGCGGCCGCGGTGCGCGGCGATCCGGACGCGATCCTGGTGGTCGAATTCGCCGAGGAGGACCAGGCCGACAATCTCGTCCGCCTCAAGCAGCTCGGCGAGCTGATGGGCGACCTCGGCTTCGGCTGGGACAAGCCGCAGCGCAAATGGGGCGGCGTGGTCGAAATCGTCGAACCGGCGCTGCAATCCGGCATTGCCGATTTCCGTGCCGCCGGGCTCAACGTCATGATGTCGATGAAGCAGGAGGGCAAGCCGGTCTCGTTCGTCGAGGATTGCGCGGTGCCGCTGCCGCATCTCGCCGACTACACCGAACGGCTCAATGCCGTGTTCGCCAAACACGGCACCCGCGGCACGATGTATGCCCACGCCTCCGAAGGCTGCCTGCATGTGCGCCCGGTGCTCAATCTCAAGCTCGAGAAGGACGTCAAGGCGATGCGCGCCATTGCCGAGGAAGCCTTCGCGATGGTGCGCGAATACAAGGGCTCGCATTCCGGCGAGCATGGCGACGGCCTGGTGCGCTCGGAATTCCACGAGAGCATGTTCGGGCAGCGCATCGTTGCCGATTTCCGCGAGGTCAAGCAGCGCTTCGACCCCGGCAGCACGCTCAACCCGGGCAAGATCGTCGATCCGCCCAAGATGGATGACCGCTCGCTGTTTCGCTATTCGCCGGACTATCGCGTCGCTGAATTGAAGACCGCGCTGGACTGGTCGGCCTATCCCGGCGCCGGCGGCGGCTTCCAGGGCGCGGTCGAGATGTGCAACAACAACGGCGCCTGCCGCAAGCTCGAAGGCGGCGTGATGTGCCCGTCTTATCGTGCTACCCGCAACGAGAAGGACGTCACCCGCGGCCGCGCCAACACGCTGCGGCTTGCGATCTCCGGCCAGCTCGGCCCCGACGCGCTGGCCTCCGACGAGATGATGGACACGCTGAAGCTTTGCGTGTCGTGCAAGGCGTGCCGTCACGAATGCCCGACCGGCGTCGACATGGCCAAGATGAAGATCGAGGTGCTCGCAGTGCGGGCCGCGACGCATGGCCTGTCGTTGCGCGACCGGCTGGTCGGCTATCTGCCGCGCTACCTCGATCTCGCCTCGCGTTTCGCGCCGGTCGCGAACTGGCGCAACGGCAGCCCTTGGCTGCGTGCGCTGTTCGAGAAGTTCGCGGGCATCAGCGCCAAACGCGCGCTGCCGGCGTTTCGCAGCGATACGTTCCGCCCCGAGGCCGATGCGCTGGGTCCG
Coding sequences within:
- a CDS encoding FAD-binding and (Fe-S)-binding domain-containing protein produces the protein MKNASSLEQLLRSELTGDVFFDAFNRGRYATDASFYQIMPAGVVVPRTVDEALRTLAIVRDAGRIVTPRGGGTSQCGQTVNDGIVVDLSKHLNKIISLDVENRSCVVEPGIVLDDLNRQLRKHGLWFPVDVSTASRATIGGMAGNNSCGGRSLRYGTMRDNTLAMDAALADGTLLQFGEVPRDLGGIEVADSGLKLFRDMLDLGEREAAEIADKFPKVQRRVGGYNLDALVPRNAPNNMAHLLVGSEGTLAFTTQVELKLWPVIRNKALGVCHFGSFYEAMDAAQHLVKLRPIAVELVDRTMIALGREIAMFQPIIAAAVRGDPDAILVVEFAEEDQADNLVRLKQLGELMGDLGFGWDKPQRKWGGVVEIVEPALQSGIADFRAAGLNVMMSMKQEGKPVSFVEDCAVPLPHLADYTERLNAVFAKHGTRGTMYAHASEGCLHVRPVLNLKLEKDVKAMRAIAEEAFAMVREYKGSHSGEHGDGLVRSEFHESMFGQRIVADFREVKQRFDPGSTLNPGKIVDPPKMDDRSLFRYSPDYRVAELKTALDWSAYPGAGGGFQGAVEMCNNNGACRKLEGGVMCPSYRATRNEKDVTRGRANTLRLAISGQLGPDALASDEMMDTLKLCVSCKACRHECPTGVDMAKMKIEVLAVRAATHGLSLRDRLVGYLPRYLDLASRFAPVANWRNGSPWLRALFEKFAGISAKRALPAFRSDTFRPEADALGPPDGREVVLFADTFNRGYERENLDAAIEVLVVGGYRVHLPQPSDGGRPPCCGRTFLSAGLVDQARAELGRLVATYAPFAARGVPIIGLEPSCLLTLRDELLSLRSDDAAKTVSAHALLFEEFLVREAEAGRLALPLGKLAGKAVVHGHCHQKSFGAFKPVEKVLRLVPGLDVTTIESSCCGMAGAFGYGADTYQASIEMAELSLLPAVRSADQDTLIVADGTSCRHQIKDGSGRAPLHVASVLAMSLKRATSKSDQSLPTKEQAHG